From Thermodesulfobacteriota bacterium, a single genomic window includes:
- a CDS encoding DUF2400 family protein gives TGMSTALRSVGLLDALSSAPPGPSVATPCSHARLHRLATDAGGKCALERLYLDGRGGGPPELRADLSRFLAWFRARWGGALPRQRDFLFPRPERGSACKRHNLFLRWVVRETDGVDLGLWKAVTPKELVIPLDTHIARMGEWIGLTRRRTRDWRMAEEITAALRAVRPEDPVAFDYPLSRLGILRVCTRPRKGICSACPFAPLCSRRRKNLPGIRPMG, from the coding sequence ACGGGCATGTCTACTGCGTTGCGCTCGGTCGGGCTCCTCGACGCACTTTCAAGTGCGCCTCCGGGGCCCTCGGTCGCGACGCCTTGTAGCCACGCCCGTCTCCACCGCCTCGCTACGGACGCTGGTGGGAAATGCGCGCTCGAGCGGCTCTACCTCGACGGGAGGGGAGGAGGGCCGCCGGAGCTGCGGGCCGACCTCTCCCGTTTTCTTGCATGGTTCCGGGCACGGTGGGGAGGCGCCCTTCCGCGCCAGCGCGATTTCCTCTTCCCTCGTCCCGAGCGCGGCTCCGCCTGCAAACGGCACAACCTGTTCCTGCGGTGGGTGGTCCGGGAGACGGACGGAGTGGACCTCGGATTGTGGAAGGCCGTGACCCCGAAGGAGCTCGTCATCCCCCTCGACACGCACATCGCGAGGATGGGGGAGTGGATCGGGCTGACCCGGCGCAGGACCCGGGACTGGCGCATGGCCGAGGAGATCACGGCCGCCCTCCGGGCGGTCCGGCCGGAAGACCCGGTGGCGTTCGACTATCCCCTCTCCCGGCTCGGGATCCTCCGGGTCTGCACCCGCCCCCGCAAGGGGATCTGTTCCGCCTGCCCGTTCGCCCCGCTCTGCTCCCGCAGGAGGAAAAACTTGCCGGGGATTCGCCCGATGGGATAA